From the genome of Acidobacteriota bacterium:
GCTTCTTCTCCTTGGCTTGTACCTTCTCGAAAAAACTGACATAAGCCTGCGGGTCGTAACCTGTCTTGTACATGTACTCGAGGCCAAGGTAATCGGCCTCCGACTCGAAGCCGCGCGAGAAGCTCATGAACGTCATAGGCACCGCGAGGTTCGCCGCCATACGGGCTGCGTACCCAATGCCACCACCGATAAAGATCAGGGGGATCGAAGCCAGGTTGGCGATCTGACTGCGCGTCATCTGCCGGGCAGCATGGCGCGCCGCCACGTGCGCGATCTCGTGTGCCATGACGCCGGCTAGCTCCGCCTCCTCGTCGGCCGCAAGAATAAGTCCTGTGTTCACGTAGAAGAATCCGCCAGGCAGCGCGAACGCATTTATCTCGTCGGAATCGATGACCTTGATAGTGAACGGCACCTTAGCATCGGAGTTACGCACGAGATTCTGCCCGATCCTATTCACGTATTCAGTAACGACCGGGTCTTGCACCAGTTTGGCGCTCGACTCGATCTGTTGGGCATACTGCTTGCCCATGGCGATTTCTCTCTCGAGCGAATACCAATTGCCTAAGCCACGGTTGCCGATGCCACGGTTGCCGATGGCATCCACGTCTTCCTTGCCACCGCGCTTCTTGTTGCCTTGGGCGGGCTTTTGGTCAGCAGGCGCGGGCGTGTCTAATTGGGGCGGCTGATTCGCGGGAACGCTCGCTGGCGGAGTCGCCGATGGAGCTTCCTGCGTAGATGCATTAGAGGGCTCTTGCGCCACCAAGGCACGAGTAACTCCCAGAGTCGAAAACAGGAGCAGGGCAACCAGGATAGGGGCTCGGAACTTCATGGAACACTTCCTTGCGAGGACGCACCGTCGCGCCTCGATTATATGCCGTTGATACTTGGGCTGGCGATGGATTAGACGCTTCTCCCTTACATTGGACGCACAAATCAGCCACTTCCGTTATCCAGCAACTCGCATTTTCGGCTCCGCTGCCCTTGCCCGACCTGGCTGCCAGCCAATAAGATGGCGCCCG
Proteins encoded in this window:
- a CDS encoding M48 family metallopeptidase; protein product: MKFRAPILVALLLFSTLGVTRALVAQEPSNASTQEAPSATPPASVPANQPPQLDTPAPADQKPAQGNKKRGGKEDVDAIGNRGIGNRGLGNWYSLEREIAMGKQYAQQIESSAKLVQDPVVTEYVNRIGQNLVRNSDAKVPFTIKVIDSDEINAFALPGGFFYVNTGLILAADEEAELAGVMAHEIAHVAARHAARQMTRSQIANLASIPLIFIGGGIGYAARMAANLAVPMTFMSFSRGFESEADYLGLEYMYKTGYDPQAYVSFFEKVQAKEKKRPGTLAKAFSSHPPTPDRITSTQKEIAQVLPAREQYLVSTSEFDEVKGRLAAIENRRKLVDEKDNRPSLRRSTASNSKGDTKSDDDRPTLKKRD